The Deltaproteobacteria bacterium DNA window ATCGGCATCGGGTATCTCACCCTTTACGCCTTTTCCACCGAAAACTGGCAGCGGCCCAAGGCCGAGGTCGCGGCCCTGATGATGCTTCTGGCCCGCTTTCTGAAATCCGAAAAGAACGAGATGCTGGAAAACGGCATCCGGTTGAACATCATCGGCCAGATTGACCGCCTTCCCGAAAACGTCCGCTCAGTCATCGACGAAACCCTTGAAGCCACAGCCCGCAACAGCCGCATGGTGCTGACCCTGGCCCTTTCCTACGGCAGCCGCGAGGAAATCGTAAGGGCGATGAAATCCATAGCCTTCGATGTAAAGGCCGGGCTTCTCGACCCGGAAAACGTCGATGATGCTGAAATAACCAGACGCCTCTACACCTTTGGCATCCCCGACCCCGATCTTCTCATACGCACCAGCGGAGAGATGAGGATTTCCAATTTCCTCCTCTGGCAGATAGCCTACTCGGAAATTTTCATAACACCCACGCTTTGGCCGGATTTCGGCAGGGACGAATACGTCTCCATTCTGAAGGATTACGGAACCCGCGAGCGCCGCTTCGGCATGACCGGCGACCAGTTGTAGCCGAAAGTCGGAATGCCCTTGCTTTCTTGCGGCTTCTCCCGTTCCGGCTTGCAAAGGCGGACTTTTTTCATTATCTTCCCAAGATTGACGGATCATGAAAGCCAAGGATCGTTTTTTCGTATCCGATGATGGCATAATAGAGGATGTGCTGGAAAAGCTCTTCTGGGTCGTGGGGCCGGACAAGAACATGTCCTTCAACCAGGCCAGGGCATGGGCGTCCAACCTGACCACAAGGGGCCTCAAATGGCGGCTTCCCACCATCAAGGAGCTTCAAAGCCTTTTGGACCTTGAAAACAAGCCGTCCAACATCTATAAGATTTTCAAGCTCTCGGCCTGGTACGTGTGGAGCGGCCAGGAGCAGGGCCCGACAACGGCCTGGGCCTACTTTTTCACCCATGAGGCCGAGGACTGGAGCACCAAGTCGGCCTCCCACGGGTTCCGGGCCATTGCCGTCCGTAACTCCGACAAGCCAGATTGAAACGAAAACGCCCCGGTTGACCCAAGGAGGAGCCATGCGCAGGTCTCGGTTCATTTTCATGGTTCTCGCAGCCACGGTTCTCGCCGCTTCCTGCGACCCGTCGGCCTTCGGCCCTT harbors:
- a CDS encoding DUF1566 domain-containing protein, whose product is MKAKDRFFVSDDGIIEDVLEKLFWVVGPDKNMSFNQARAWASNLTTRGLKWRLPTIKELQSLLDLENKPSNIYKIFKLSAWYVWSGQEQGPTTAWAYFFTHEAEDWSTKSASHGFRAIAVRNSDKPD
- a CDS encoding isoprenyl transferase → MDGNGRWAKKRLLARTNGHERGADTVRAIVRTSREIGIGYLTLYAFSTENWQRPKAEVAALMMLLARFLKSEKNEMLENGIRLNIIGQIDRLPENVRSVIDETLEATARNSRMVLTLALSYGSREEIVRAMKSIAFDVKAGLLDPENVDDAEITRRLYTFGIPDPDLLIRTSGEMRISNFLLWQIAYSEIFITPTLWPDFGRDEYVSILKDYGTRERRFGMTGDQL